GGGCGGAGGGTTACCCGGAACTGGCCAAGGCACGGGCGATGAAGACCTCCGCGGGAGCGCTGGGGTTCCCGTTCAGGTATCCTGACATCAACGTGACTTTTGCAGACCATGTCAACACGGCCGGTGTTCCGCAAAGCGCGTGCACCAATTGCGGGGACTGCGTCACCGGGTGTAATCACGGGGCCAAGAATACCTTGCTCATGAACTACCTGCCCGATGCCTACAACCACGGCGCGGAGATCTTTTGCGGGGTCGCGGTGTCGCATATTGTGCCGCCCGCCGCCGGCACGGCGGACGCCTGGACCGTCTACTACGACGTCTTCAACACCGGCCGCGACCTCTTCCACGCCCCGCCGCTCTTTACACGGGCACGCGTCGTCATCGTCTCCGCGGGCACGCTGGGCAGCACCGAAATCCTGCTCCGCAGCAGGGAAAAAGGGCTACAACTGAGCGATACCCTCGGAACACACTTTACCGGCAACGGTGACGTACTGGGTTTTTCCTACAATTGTAAGGAGCCCATCAATGGAATCGGCCTGGGCAACCACGAGGGAGAACCCGTAGGGCCTTGTATCACGAGCCTTGTCGATATGCGGCACCGGGAGGTGCTGACCGACGGCATGACCTTTGAAGAGGGCAGTATCCCGGCGCCGATCGCCTCGGTCGTCAATACTGCAATGCTTGGGCTGGCGGGGTTGGATCCGCGGCACGACTGGTTCCGGGAGAAGAAGCAGGAGGCCATCAGCTTGCTGGAGGGTCCGTATAAGGGCGCGACGAACCGGATGCAGACCTATCTCGTCATGACCCACGACGACGGCAATGGGACCATGACGCTAAGGGACAACCGGCTGGCTATTTCATGGCCGGGTGTGGGGCAGCAACCCATTTTCCAAAAAGTAAACGACGCGTTGAAAACATCGACGGAGGCTTTACAGGGCGAATTTATCCGGGACGTCGTATGGAACAAATTCTTTCACTACGAACTCGTCACCGTACATCCGCTGGGTGGTTGTTGCATGGGCGAGGACGCAGAAACCGGGGTCACGGATCACAGTGGCGGTGTTTTTAAAACGGAAAAAGATACCTGGCCCGGTTTGTATGTATTGGACGGGTCTGTCGTACCCGTACCCCTGGGTACCAATCCACTCTTTACCATTTCCGCCCTGGCCGAAAGGGCCGCGCCGATGATCGCCGCCCGGTATGGTCGCTCCATCGACTATACGGATCACCCGCCCCAGACGCCGCCGGGCGTGGAATACCCGGTGGCCGTGCAATTCACCGAAACCATGAAGGGGTTTGTTTCCACCGGAGAAAAGACTGATTTCCAGGCGGGCTATGACAAAGGCAAGGCGGATGGCTCTGCATGTTTGTTTACGCTCACCGTCCGGACGGGTGACATATCAAAAATGGCAGCAGACCCGGCTCACCCGGGCACCATGTCCGGAACCCTGACCGCTCCAGCGCTTTCGGACCAGCCCATGACCATCAGCGGCGGTGTCTTCAACCTTTTTGAAGCCGACCCGGATCCCGCCCACCTCAAAATGAAATACCAGATGCAATTGCATACGCACGAGGGCCGGACCTTTTTCTTTTACGGCTATAAGGAGGTCGACGACGACCAGGGGCTTCGGCTTTGGAAGGACACTACCGTTTTGTACAGCACCATATATGATGGTACCGACGCCGGCGCACCTGTCCTGGCCAAAGGCATCCTCAAGATCGCTCCCGTAGACTTCGCCCTGCAGATGACGACCATGGAGGTCGTTCACGCCTCTTCGCTGGGCGAAAAGGCCAGGGCCATGACGGCCTTCTCCCGGTTTTTTGCGGGAAAGCTCGCGGACATCTATTTCAAAAAATGGTTATGAGCAAGCGGGATCAATCAGACTATCTCCACCTGGGCCGGACCGTTATTGAAAACCACTTCAGGACCGAGCGAAAAAAGTCAAAGGGCGCCCCGGTGCTGAACCAGATCACTGCTTTTATCGCGCGTCATTTCTGGAGCTGGATCTATTACTACCTGGACAGCCGTTTTGGCAAACCCCATCCGTATCCCACCTATCCTGAAACGGGCGACCGGGGCGTGTATCCCTTACCCGGGCGCAACGGCGTCCGCCTGGCTGTTTGCGCCGACTGGGGCACGAATACGGCCGAGTCCCGCCAGATCGCCGACCGGATGCGTTCCCACGAACCCGACTACACCATCCACTTAGGCGACACCTATTATGTGGGGGAACCAAAAGAAATTGCCGCCAATTTCCTCGATCCCGGTTCGCCCTGGTACCGCGGGCCGCTGGGAAGTTTTGCCGTGCTGGGGAATCATGAGATGTATGCGAAAGGGAGTGCGTTTTTTGAGAACCTGCTGCCGACGATGGGACCCGCCGCCGCGCCCGGCCGGGCGCTCCTCGGCCAGCGCGCCGGCTACTTCTGCCTCGAAAACGCCCACTGGCGCCTCCTGGGCCTCGACACCGGCTATCACTCGATCGGCAAACCGATCCTGGAGCTGTTGCCCCGGTTCCAGCCCGACTGCCGCCTGGACGATACCCTTGTGCAGTGGCTAAAGAATGTCGTGCGGGTAGGGGAGGATCAAAGGGGACTTGTGCTGATGACCCACCACCAGTATATCAGTGCATTTAACGAACCCGAATACACGGTACCGGCGCGCCAGCTTGCCGAACTCATCGGGGAAGACCGTCCGGTGATCTGGATATGGGGGCACGAGCACCGGTTTTCGTTGTATGAAAAGTTCTCGATGAAAAACGGCCTCACAGCTTATGGCCGTTGTATCGGTCATGGGGGTATGCCGATCGAAATAAAGACCGATGCGCGCAAGCCCGGTAATAAAGGCTACGATCGCCTGGTCATGGTAGACGACCGGGTTCGCCCGGGGGTGGGGGCGCCAAAGGGAGATCCGCTGGGATGGAATGGCTACGCGGTGTTGACCGTCAACGGTCCGGAACTGACGATTGAATATTGCGATGCGGAACGATCGTTGTTCAGTGAGACATGGACGAGCGAGATGCGCGGTACCGTCACGGTCGACCCGCATTGTCCGTTAAAACCGGTGTCGGGCAAACAGTGGCAGGACGCGGTGCGTTAGCGCGTCACTGCCCCCAGTATCTTCGAATACGCCTCATCATCCGATTCCCAGAGTTCGATCTTGTTGTTTTCCGGATCGAGGATGTGGACGAATTTCCCATAAGGATAGGCCTCGATCTCGTCCAGCACGACGACCCCTTCCTCGCGCAATTGGGCGACGAGGGATTCGATGTGGACCACGCGATAATTAAACATAAAATCCTTGTCCGAGGGGGCAAAGTAATTGGTATCCGGGGGGAAGGGGCTCCAGGCGGTAAAGCCTTTCCGGCGACCGTCCCATTGTCTCCAGGCAAAACTTGTCCCGTACGCGTCGGTGCGGAGCCCGAGGTGACGGGTGTACCATTCCTTTAGTTTTTCCGGTTCCCGGCACTTGAAAAAGACACCCCCGATGGAGGTAACCCGGGCGCCATCGGGCGAAACTGCCGCGTGCCGGTCAATGATGTCGAATGGGATTTTTGTATCCGCGTATACTTGCCAATGGCTGATCTGGTCTCCCAGTATCTGGGCCTTCCAGGCGGCCGGGATCCTCCAATGGTTTTCCCCCGGGATACCCAGGTATGTCCCCATCGCAAAACCGGTGGCCAGGACGGTATGGGCGGTTTCCAGCGCGTCCGTGAGCTCGATGGCATAGTCCGGGAACCAATGAAAGTATTTGATCCACCCGTCCCTGGCCGCGTCTGCCCCGTTCACCCGGTTGCCGATGGCGTCTAAGAAAACGTGGTCCGGGGTCATGAGCGAATGCAACCGTTCGGCGTCACGGGCGTTGATGGCCGTGACAAAATCGAAAAAAGCTACTGTCGACATGAGGGTTCTTTGTACTGTAATATACTTATATACGCCCGTCCCCCGTTTATACGGGAACGAAAAAAACTGCCGTATGCGTTTTTGCTATACGATCCTTGCCCTGTTCCTGGCACTTCAGGGGGGCGCCCAAAACGCCGTTCACCTGGGGACACGAGACTTCCTGGTATACGTCCCGAAGCGCATCACTTCCGGCGCCCATCCGTTGATCCTCGTGCTCCACGGACGGCTGGGGACGGGTTCAGGGATGGTGCGGCTGGCAGACTTCAGGCCCATTGCCGACCGGGAAGGCGTGATCCTCGTTTACCCCGACGGCATCGACCGGAGCTGGAACGATGGACGGACCTCTTCCCCGGCGTATAAAAAGGGGGTGGACGATGTGGATTTTATCAACCGGACCATCGACTATATGGCGGCGCACTACCCGGTAGACTCCACGAGGGTATACGTTACCGGGATGTCCAACGGCGGGTTTATGACCTCCAGGCTGGGGGATGAGCTGACAAAACGCATTGCCGCCATCGCTGTGGTAGCGGCTTCCGTCGACAAAGACGAAAAGCCTGCGACGATTCCGCTTCCCGTATTATACCTCCAGGGAACCAAGGATCCCCTTGTTCCCTTCAAGGGCGGCGCCATCAGGGGCGGCACCATTTTGTCCCACCAGGAGACCTTGGACCGCTGGGTGGCCATCGATGGTTGCGATCCGGCGCCGGTGGTCGTGACCCGGCCGGACAGCGCACATGACGGCACCACCATCACCAAACAAACCTACACCAACAGGCAAACGGGCATCCAGGTCGTGGGTATCACTGTTGAAGACGGCGGCCACACCTGGCCCGGCGGATGGCCCTACCTGCCCAAGGCGATCATCGGCATCACCAGCCGCAACCTGGATGCGAACGAAGCCATCTGGGAATTCTTCAGGCTGTTCCGGCGCGTCTCTTCTCCAAAGGGCGCCACAGGCGTCCTGCCCGAAGGGCCATAATTAGCGGTGTTGCGGCGGCAGCCTAAATTGTCCGCTTAGGCTGCCGCCGCAACTCAATATTAGGAAGGAATCCTGTCAGAAGACCGATCAACGGCAGGAAGGAGCATACCTTGTACACAAAACGGATGCTGGTGTGGTCGGCCAGGTTGCCGAGGACGGCGGACCCCAGCCCGCCCATCCCAAAAGCCAGCCCGAAAAACAAACCGGCAATCATCCCCAGTTTGCCCGGCACCAATTCCTGGGCGTATACCAGGATAGCCGAAAATGCGGAGGCCAGGATGACCCCGATAAAAACCGTCAGCACGGTGGTCCAGAAGAGGCTGGCATAAGGCAGCATTAGGGTGAAGGGCGCCACCCCCAGGATCGAAAACCAGATCACGTATTTGCGCCCGTACCGGTCCCCCACCGGTCCCCCGATCAGGGTGCCGGCCGCCACCGCAAACAAAAAGATGAACAAGTGTATCTGCGCATTCTGTACCGAGACGCCGAACTTACTCATCAGGTAGAAGGTATAATAGCTGGACATACTCGCCAGGTAGAAATATTTGGAGAAAATGAGGGCCAGCAGGATGCCCAGCGATACGATCACGGTACGCGCCGGCAGGGGAGGACCGGAAGCCGCGCGCGAGGCCTGGACGGTACGACCGGCGCGTACCCGGTACCATGCGCCCACCCGGAGCAATACCACGATGGCGGCAACCGCCGCCAGGCTGAACCAGGCAATATATCGCTGTCCGTGGGGAACGACGATCCAGGCAGCCAGCAAGGGGCCCAGCGAACTGCCGGCGTTACCCCCCAACTGGAAAACGGATTGCGCCAGCCCCCTTTTGCCACCCGAGGCCAGAAAGGCCACCCGGGAAGATTCGGGGTGGAAGATCGAGGAGCCGATGCCGACCAGGGCCACCGACACCAGGACCATGGCGTATGTATGCGCCATCGATAAACACACCAGGCCCCCCAGGGAAAAGGTCATCCCCGCTGCCAGCGACCAGGGCTGCGGTCGTTTGTCGGTAAAAAAGCCGACCATGGGCTGGAGAAGGCTCGCGGTCAGTTGAAAGGTAAAGGTGATCATCCCGAGCTGCCCAAA
This sequence is a window from Dinghuibacter silviterrae. Protein-coding genes within it:
- a CDS encoding GMC family oxidoreductase N-terminal domain-containing protein, which codes for MKQLALPLSDIKPFYDVLIIGSGYGGSIAASRLSRAGFRVGLLEKGKEFQPGQYPSDLAAAGEEMQVHAPDKPAETNGLYEFHFGADISVFKGCGLGGTSLVNANVSIKPEERVFENPRWPKAIRDDMDSLNLGYERARSMLSPSPYPEGAEGYPELAKARAMKTSAGALGFPFRYPDINVTFADHVNTAGVPQSACTNCGDCVTGCNHGAKNTLLMNYLPDAYNHGAEIFCGVAVSHIVPPAAGTADAWTVYYDVFNTGRDLFHAPPLFTRARVVIVSAGTLGSTEILLRSREKGLQLSDTLGTHFTGNGDVLGFSYNCKEPINGIGLGNHEGEPVGPCITSLVDMRHREVLTDGMTFEEGSIPAPIASVVNTAMLGLAGLDPRHDWFREKKQEAISLLEGPYKGATNRMQTYLVMTHDDGNGTMTLRDNRLAISWPGVGQQPIFQKVNDALKTSTEALQGEFIRDVVWNKFFHYELVTVHPLGGCCMGEDAETGVTDHSGGVFKTEKDTWPGLYVLDGSVVPVPLGTNPLFTISALAERAAPMIAARYGRSIDYTDHPPQTPPGVEYPVAVQFTETMKGFVSTGEKTDFQAGYDKGKADGSACLFTLTVRTGDISKMAADPAHPGTMSGTLTAPALSDQPMTISGGVFNLFEADPDPAHLKMKYQMQLHTHEGRTFFFYGYKEVDDDQGLRLWKDTTVLYSTIYDGTDAGAPVLAKGILKIAPVDFALQMTTMEVVHASSLGEKARAMTAFSRFFAGKLADIYFKKWL
- a CDS encoding metallophosphoesterase family protein, producing the protein MSKRDQSDYLHLGRTVIENHFRTERKKSKGAPVLNQITAFIARHFWSWIYYYLDSRFGKPHPYPTYPETGDRGVYPLPGRNGVRLAVCADWGTNTAESRQIADRMRSHEPDYTIHLGDTYYVGEPKEIAANFLDPGSPWYRGPLGSFAVLGNHEMYAKGSAFFENLLPTMGPAAAPGRALLGQRAGYFCLENAHWRLLGLDTGYHSIGKPILELLPRFQPDCRLDDTLVQWLKNVVRVGEDQRGLVLMTHHQYISAFNEPEYTVPARQLAELIGEDRPVIWIWGHEHRFSLYEKFSMKNGLTAYGRCIGHGGMPIEIKTDARKPGNKGYDRLVMVDDRVRPGVGAPKGDPLGWNGYAVLTVNGPELTIEYCDAERSLFSETWTSEMRGTVTVDPHCPLKPVSGKQWQDAVR
- a CDS encoding nuclear transport factor 2 family protein; amino-acid sequence: MSTVAFFDFVTAINARDAERLHSLMTPDHVFLDAIGNRVNGADAARDGWIKYFHWFPDYAIELTDALETAHTVLATGFAMGTYLGIPGENHWRIPAAWKAQILGDQISHWQVYADTKIPFDIIDRHAAVSPDGARVTSIGGVFFKCREPEKLKEWYTRHLGLRTDAYGTSFAWRQWDGRRKGFTAWSPFPPDTNYFAPSDKDFMFNYRVVHIESLVAQLREEGVVVLDEIEAYPYGKFVHILDPENNKIELWESDDEAYSKILGAVTR
- a CDS encoding alpha/beta hydrolase family esterase — protein: MRFCYTILALFLALQGGAQNAVHLGTRDFLVYVPKRITSGAHPLILVLHGRLGTGSGMVRLADFRPIADREGVILVYPDGIDRSWNDGRTSSPAYKKGVDDVDFINRTIDYMAAHYPVDSTRVYVTGMSNGGFMTSRLGDELTKRIAAIAVVAASVDKDEKPATIPLPVLYLQGTKDPLVPFKGGAIRGGTILSHQETLDRWVAIDGCDPAPVVVTRPDSAHDGTTITKQTYTNRQTGIQVVGITVEDGGHTWPGGWPYLPKAIIGITSRNLDANEAIWEFFRLFRRVSSPKGATGVLPEGP
- a CDS encoding MFS transporter, producing MKDLQVTGTVAPSALQAKQIAERTVYSVLVMISISHLLNDTIQSLIPSIYPLLKQSLHVSFGQLGMITFTFQLTASLLQPMVGFFTDKRPQPWSLAAGMTFSLGGLVCLSMAHTYAMVLVSVALVGIGSSIFHPESSRVAFLASGGKRGLAQSVFQLGGNAGSSLGPLLAAWIVVPHGQRYIAWFSLAAVAAIVVLLRVGAWYRVRAGRTVQASRAASGPPLPARTVIVSLGILLALIFSKYFYLASMSSYYTFYLMSKFGVSVQNAQIHLFIFLFAVAAGTLIGGPVGDRYGRKYVIWFSILGVAPFTLMLPYASLFWTTVLTVFIGVILASAFSAILVYAQELVPGKLGMIAGLFFGLAFGMGGLGSAVLGNLADHTSIRFVYKVCSFLPLIGLLTGFLPNIELRRQPKRTI